Proteins encoded within one genomic window of Armatimonadota bacterium:
- the gyrA gene encoding DNA gyrase subunit A: protein MPEEANVIEIVEIEEELSRSYVNYAMSVIIARALPDVRDGLKPVQRRILYAMHRLNLTPTNPTTKCSKVTGETTADFHPHGNEVVYPTLVRMAQDFSMRYPLIFGQGNFGSVDGDSPAAMRYTECRLSPIAMTMLEDLDRETVDWTPNYLQTINEPTVLPAGFPNLLCNGGQGIAVGMATSLPPHNLTEVCNAALYRQDNPKCSLDEIMEIMPGPDFPTYGLIMGKQGIRSAYETGRGSIVMQAKTMIEPKEGGKSSIIITELPYQVNKQNLVKNIADLAKQKKFDGITDVQDYSDKRGMRIEIDLRRDVNPNKALNYLLKKTQLRTTFGTIMLALVDGAPRVSPVLMILDEFLKHRTEVVERRSRYELMRSLEEVHLNEGYQIVRRNLDAIIKAIRASRDVGEARVRLVREFELSPFQAAAILAMPLRRLTQLAQEELEQTYKDALRKAQDLMDILTSALRLKNVVRSEIEMLRDKHGDERRTKIIAREVGEFSEEDLIPEEECILAISRDGYIKRISIDAYRQQKRGGKGMKNVQKSEDEPENVFQVNTHDYILFFTNRGKAYKLRAYDIPESSRYARGMPVINYIAIESDERVTATINVRDHKGEGYLTMITKFGEIKRTALAKYQNLRSNGLITFDIEPGDELGWVLESDGQGDIMIVTHNGQSIRFRETDVRDRSRTAGGVRAIRLKGKDHIVSADLADDEATLLVVGENGYGKRTKISEYRVQRRGGSGILTMNCTAKTGKIVGSHKVDDKDKLLVLTVKGKGIRMKVKDIRLVGRIAQGVKLINLKEGDQIASIARLVDEDEMQKSVAETKKPGPVDLFDN from the coding sequence TTGCCTGAAGAAGCAAACGTAATAGAGATCGTAGAGATCGAAGAGGAGCTGTCGCGCAGCTACGTCAACTACGCGATGTCGGTCATCATTGCACGCGCTCTGCCGGACGTGCGCGACGGACTGAAACCGGTCCAGAGACGCATCCTCTACGCGATGCACCGGCTCAATCTGACGCCGACCAACCCCACGACGAAATGCTCCAAGGTGACCGGCGAAACGACCGCCGACTTCCACCCGCACGGCAACGAGGTCGTGTACCCGACCTTGGTCCGCATGGCGCAAGACTTCAGCATGCGGTATCCGCTGATCTTCGGCCAAGGGAACTTCGGCTCAGTCGACGGCGACTCTCCAGCTGCCATGCGCTACACGGAGTGCCGGTTGTCGCCGATCGCGATGACGATGCTCGAAGACCTCGACCGAGAGACCGTCGACTGGACGCCGAACTACCTTCAGACGATCAACGAGCCGACGGTTCTTCCCGCCGGTTTCCCAAACCTGCTCTGCAACGGCGGACAGGGCATCGCCGTCGGCATGGCGACGTCGCTCCCGCCACACAACCTGACGGAGGTTTGCAACGCCGCTCTTTACCGCCAGGACAACCCAAAGTGCTCGCTCGACGAGATCATGGAGATCATGCCCGGGCCGGACTTCCCCACCTATGGGCTGATCATGGGCAAGCAGGGAATCCGGAGCGCGTACGAGACAGGCCGAGGTTCGATCGTCATGCAGGCAAAGACGATGATCGAGCCGAAAGAAGGAGGCAAATCGTCGATCATCATCACCGAGCTTCCGTACCAGGTCAACAAGCAGAACCTCGTCAAGAACATCGCGGACCTCGCCAAGCAGAAGAAGTTCGACGGCATCACTGACGTGCAGGATTACTCGGACAAGCGCGGTATGCGAATCGAAATCGATCTGCGCCGAGACGTCAACCCCAACAAGGCGCTGAACTACCTGCTCAAGAAGACACAGCTCAGAACGACGTTCGGAACGATCATGCTGGCTCTCGTCGACGGTGCGCCAAGGGTGTCGCCGGTGTTGATGATCCTGGATGAGTTCCTAAAGCACAGAACGGAGGTCGTCGAACGCCGCAGCCGATACGAACTGATGCGCTCGCTCGAAGAAGTGCATCTCAACGAGGGGTATCAGATCGTGCGACGGAACCTCGACGCGATCATCAAGGCGATCCGAGCGTCCAGGGACGTCGGCGAGGCGAGGGTGCGACTCGTGCGAGAGTTCGAGCTGTCGCCGTTCCAAGCCGCCGCGATCTTGGCGATGCCGCTCCGTCGGTTGACGCAGCTCGCGCAAGAAGAGCTGGAGCAGACGTACAAGGACGCGCTGCGAAAGGCGCAAGACCTGATGGACATCCTGACCAGCGCACTGCGATTGAAAAACGTCGTCCGGTCGGAGATCGAGATGCTGCGCGACAAGCACGGCGACGAGCGGCGCACCAAAATCATCGCCCGCGAGGTCGGTGAGTTTAGCGAGGAAGACCTCATACCAGAAGAGGAGTGCATCCTCGCCATCTCGCGCGACGGGTACATCAAACGGATCAGCATCGACGCGTATCGCCAACAGAAGCGCGGCGGCAAGGGCATGAAGAACGTGCAGAAGTCCGAGGACGAGCCGGAGAACGTCTTCCAGGTCAACACGCACGACTACATCCTGTTCTTCACAAACCGCGGCAAGGCTTACAAGCTCCGTGCGTACGACATTCCAGAATCCAGCCGGTACGCGCGCGGAATGCCGGTGATCAACTACATCGCGATAGAGTCGGACGAGCGCGTCACGGCGACGATCAACGTGCGGGATCACAAAGGCGAGGGTTACCTCACGATGATCACGAAATTTGGAGAGATCAAGCGCACCGCCCTCGCCAAGTACCAGAACCTGCGCAGCAACGGCCTGATCACATTCGACATCGAGCCGGGAGACGAACTGGGCTGGGTGCTGGAGAGCGACGGCCAAGGCGACATCATGATCGTCACGCACAACGGCCAGTCGATCCGATTCCGCGAGACCGACGTGCGCGACCGGTCACGCACAGCCGGAGGCGTCAGGGCCATCAGATTGAAAGGTAAAGATCACATCGTCAGTGCCGACCTTGCAGACGACGAGGCAACGCTGCTGGTCGTCGGAGAGAACGGATACGGCAAGCGGACCAAGATCAGCGAGTACCGCGTGCAACGTCGCGGCGGCAGCGGAATCTTAACCATGAACTGCACCGCAAAAACCGGCAAGATCGTCGGCTCGCACAAGGTGGACGACAAGGACAAACTGCTCGTCCTGACAGTGAAAGGCAAGGGCATCCGCATGAAGGTCAAGGACATCCGGCTCGTCGGCCGCATCGCCCAGGGCGTCAAGCTCATCAACCTGAAGGAAGGCGATCAGATCGCATCGATCGCGAGGCTGGTCGATGAGGACGAGATGCAAAAGTCCGTCGCAGAGACGAAAAAGCCCGGCCCGGTCGATCTGTTCGACAACTAG
- a CDS encoding PD40 domain-containing protein — MFTASLLAIALTQQDSQPFMRWADIHGDQVVFTSEGDLWLGDRTTGKAHRLTNDAGTEYFARFSPDGSQIAFMGEYDGAREAYVMPSAGGTPKRLTYHYIYATVQDWTADGKNVIYRTRGYPESYQIKMVPAAGGAPVDLPLEWAVNVGFAPSGDRYAFTRFNRATNAWFHYIGGMQNQIWVGDLGGTKFAQITDIEGTNEFPVWAGDNVYFANMVGNTFTVMSTPADGGDAKKVAGPYDLEVRDLNTDGKTLIYQKGRNVETVDLATGEISNLRFEMVSDLMHMRPIYIAADKNVLAASISKTGKRVFVETRGQIVSLPVGDGEARLWKAENGVRLRLPKMSPDAKKIAFLSDKGGEQQLYVADADGSNEKQVTKKIAHRIVNYEWSPDGKKIAYNDSDMLLRVVDVASSDDREITRAYANWDGTKFGFSPDSKWIVYSQVHHITQMGRLVLYEIATDQRKFFGGTMTDDQSPVFSTDGKYIVFLSRRNFTVSNDAVFNQLNTTKVMVPCLLLLTKDQKSPLALKDATEVVPPKEEEDKKDEEKKDEEKKDEEKKDESTKIDLDGLYQRLVQLPVAAGAYTSVRAIGDRLLLQEGAAITFFDISKKSGGTLTSGSMTDVSADGKKLLVSNLRVVDVSGKDVPTTKGKVSFGGLRIRIDPPAEWRQMYWDAWRHLRDYFYVANMHGNDWDAIGAKYEKYLPDVRSRDELDELIRWMQAELGSSHQYLRPGDMQSIKPMTPGASLGIDLEPDASGYYKIKRILRGDGVLSNEMSPLAAPGLGVKDGDFLIAVGGVPAKVGSDFLGSLAGRAGQIVSVKVNSEPTTEGARTVFVKPVANETRMRLVDWVAKQREYVSRKTNGEIGYIYLAAMGNGDVSDFIRQYYPQRNKKALVIDTRYNNGGWVQSIILDILDEKLGAYFNMRGSTGPWTRQSDYFAGPMACLINEFNVSNGEEFPHRWRGLDLGPLIGRRTYGGEVGSSPGWPLIDGGVVQVPNYGMYTLEDGWVVEGAGVSPDIDVPSDPNLFVKGIDPQLDRAIAYLQEQVKKNPAPQIKDPKDRVRVGGGGSR; from the coding sequence ATGTTCACAGCCAGTCTTCTCGCGATTGCTCTCACACAACAAGATTCCCAGCCGTTCATGCGCTGGGCCGACATCCACGGCGACCAAGTCGTATTCACGTCCGAGGGCGACCTCTGGCTCGGCGACCGGACGACCGGGAAGGCGCACCGTTTGACCAACGACGCAGGCACCGAGTACTTCGCACGCTTCTCGCCAGACGGCTCGCAGATCGCCTTCATGGGCGAGTACGACGGCGCGCGCGAGGCGTACGTCATGCCGAGCGCTGGCGGCACTCCGAAGCGGCTGACGTACCACTACATCTACGCGACGGTGCAGGACTGGACCGCCGACGGCAAGAACGTCATCTACCGCACGCGCGGCTACCCTGAGAGCTACCAGATCAAGATGGTGCCGGCGGCAGGCGGGGCGCCGGTCGATCTGCCGCTCGAATGGGCGGTGAACGTCGGCTTCGCGCCGAGCGGCGACCGCTACGCGTTCACGCGCTTCAACCGCGCTACCAACGCATGGTTCCACTACATCGGCGGGATGCAGAACCAGATATGGGTCGGCGACCTGGGAGGGACGAAGTTCGCGCAGATCACCGACATCGAAGGCACGAACGAGTTCCCCGTGTGGGCGGGCGACAACGTCTACTTCGCCAACATGGTCGGCAACACGTTCACTGTGATGAGCACGCCTGCAGACGGCGGCGACGCGAAGAAAGTCGCCGGCCCCTATGATCTCGAAGTGCGCGACCTCAACACCGACGGCAAGACGCTGATCTATCAGAAGGGGCGCAACGTCGAGACCGTCGACCTTGCCACGGGTGAAATCTCAAATCTCAGATTTGAAATGGTCTCCGACCTCATGCACATGCGGCCGATCTATATCGCTGCGGACAAGAACGTGCTGGCAGCGAGCATTTCGAAGACCGGCAAGCGCGTGTTCGTCGAGACGCGCGGGCAGATCGTGTCGCTGCCAGTCGGCGATGGCGAGGCGAGGCTTTGGAAGGCAGAGAACGGCGTAAGATTGCGGCTGCCGAAGATGTCTCCAGACGCCAAGAAGATCGCTTTCCTGAGCGACAAGGGTGGGGAGCAACAGCTGTACGTCGCAGACGCAGACGGATCGAACGAGAAGCAGGTCACGAAGAAGATCGCGCACCGGATCGTCAACTACGAATGGTCGCCGGACGGAAAGAAAATCGCCTACAACGACAGCGACATGCTCTTGCGTGTCGTGGACGTCGCAAGCAGCGACGACCGCGAGATCACGCGCGCTTATGCGAACTGGGATGGCACGAAGTTCGGCTTCTCGCCGGACTCCAAATGGATCGTCTACAGCCAAGTCCACCACATCACGCAGATGGGCCGCCTCGTGCTGTACGAGATCGCGACGGACCAGCGGAAGTTCTTCGGCGGAACGATGACCGACGACCAGTCGCCGGTTTTCAGCACCGACGGCAAGTACATCGTGTTCCTCAGTCGCCGCAACTTCACGGTGTCGAACGACGCGGTGTTCAACCAGCTCAACACGACGAAGGTCATGGTTCCGTGCCTGTTGCTTCTGACGAAAGACCAGAAGTCGCCGCTGGCCCTGAAAGACGCGACGGAGGTCGTGCCGCCGAAAGAGGAGGAAGACAAGAAGGATGAAGAGAAGAAGGATGAAGAGAAGAAGGATGAAGAGAAGAAGGATGAGAGCACGAAGATCGACCTCGACGGTCTGTACCAACGTCTCGTCCAGCTTCCGGTCGCTGCAGGCGCTTACACGAGCGTCCGCGCGATCGGCGACCGTCTCTTGTTGCAGGAAGGCGCAGCGATTACTTTCTTCGACATTTCGAAGAAGTCCGGCGGCACTTTGACCTCGGGCTCGATGACAGACGTTTCGGCGGACGGCAAGAAGCTGCTGGTCTCGAACCTCCGCGTCGTCGACGTGAGCGGCAAGGACGTTCCGACGACTAAAGGCAAAGTCAGCTTCGGAGGCCTCAGGATCCGTATCGACCCCCCGGCGGAGTGGAGGCAGATGTACTGGGACGCCTGGCGCCACCTGCGCGACTACTTCTACGTTGCGAACATGCACGGCAACGACTGGGACGCGATCGGCGCGAAGTACGAGAAGTACCTGCCGGACGTGCGATCCCGCGACGAACTGGACGAGCTGATCCGCTGGATGCAGGCCGAACTCGGCTCCTCGCACCAGTACCTCCGACCCGGCGACATGCAGAGCATCAAGCCGATGACCCCAGGCGCGTCGCTCGGCATCGACCTCGAGCCAGATGCGTCGGGCTACTACAAGATCAAGCGCATCTTGCGCGGCGACGGGGTTCTTTCCAACGAAATGTCCCCCCTCGCAGCGCCGGGTCTCGGCGTGAAGGACGGCGACTTCCTGATCGCGGTCGGCGGAGTGCCCGCAAAAGTCGGCAGCGACTTTCTCGGCTCTCTCGCAGGCCGCGCTGGGCAGATTGTTTCGGTGAAAGTCAACTCCGAACCGACGACGGAGGGCGCCAGGACGGTCTTCGTCAAACCTGTCGCAAACGAGACTAGGATGCGGCTCGTCGATTGGGTCGCAAAGCAGCGCGAATACGTCAGCCGAAAGACCAACGGCGAGATCGGCTACATCTACCTCGCTGCGATGGGCAACGGCGACGTCAGCGACTTCATCCGCCAGTACTATCCGCAGCGCAACAAGAAGGCGCTCGTCATCGACACGCGCTACAACAACGGCGGATGGGTGCAGTCGATCATCCTCGACATCCTCGACGAGAAGCTAGGCGCGTACTTCAACATGCGCGGCAGCACCGGCCCGTGGACGAGGCAGTCCGACTACTTCGCTGGGCCGATGGCGTGCCTGATCAACGAGTTCAACGTCTCGAACGGCGAGGAGTTTCCGCACCGCTGGAGGGGACTCGACCTAGGCCCCCTCATCGGGCGCCGCACCTACGGCGGCGAGGTCGGCTCCTCACCGGGCTGGCCGTTGATCGATGGCGGCGTCGTGCAGGTGCCGAACTACGGCATGTACACGCTTGAGGACGGCTGGGTGGTCGAGGGCGCGGGCGTCAGCCCCGACATCGACGTCCCGAGTGACCCGAACCTCTTCGTCAAAGGCATCGACCCGCAGCTTGACCGCGCGATCGCGTATTTGCAGGAGCAGGTGAAAAAGAACCCCGCGCCGCAGATCAAAGACCCGAAGGACAGGGTTCGCGTTGGAGGTGGCGGCAGCCGTTAG